The DNA segment ATGGCCAGAAGCGATTCCAGAAGCATTCCGCCGAAACCAATCGTTTTGGCTTGCGATTCCCTGGCGATCTGTTTGGATGATGTGCCGCCCGCGACGAGAGCATGAAAGCCGGAGATGGCGCCGCAGGCAATTATAATAAACAGCATCGGCCAAACCGGTCCCATGTTTTGACTCCCCGCCGCCAGATTGACAAATGGCATGCCCGTTTTCACTCCTCTAAAACCACCGATGATAATGCCTGATAAGATCGCGGCCATTCCGGCATAAAGAATCTGGACATTTATAAAATCGCGCGGCTGAAGAATTGTCCAGACCGGAAGGCCCGAAGCAAACAGGACATAAATCGAAATGATTATCATCCAGGATAAACTGGGCATGCTCACGGGAAATTTAAAGCCGAAATAAATTGAGATGAAGCAGACCAGGGCCGCCAGAACAAAGGACAAACTGGTCTTCAAATTCCTCTTGAAAATCAGATATCCCAGAAAGGGCGCAACCAGAGTTATTATTATCACCGAGGTCGAAGCGATACCGCCGATGACGCCCATTTCGTGCCCATCCACCATCCGCGTATGCAGAAGGGTCTGCCCCGGCTCCAGTCCAAGTTTCTCCACGGGCCAAATGGAGGTCAAGGAAATTCCGGTAAGCGATAAAAACGCCGATGTCACCAGGACGAGCATGATACCCGTAAATGTAATAAACATTAGAAAGCCGGAATCACCGAGGGCCTTGCGGGCAATTTCTGCCATAGAACTTCCCTTCTCGCGGATTGAGGCGAACAGTGCCGAAAAATCATGGACCGCCCCGAAAAATATCCCGCCGAAAACAATCCACAACCAAACCGGCCCGATTCCGTATAGAATACCTAGGGTCGGTCCGATAATCGGTCCGGCCCCGGCGATGGCCGAATAATGATGGGCAAAAAGAACCGGCAGACGGGTAGGTACATAATCGACCCCGTCATTCTTCTCAACCGCCGGAGTAGGGCGATCCGCTTCGATACCCAATCGCCGCGAAATGAAATTGCCGTAAGTGCGATAGGCGATGACAAAAATAAGGAGCGCTAATAGAAGTAGATATAAGACATTCATAGCAGTTTTATATTGCTATTCCAGTAACCTTATTACATAATACGAAAGATAGCCGTTCCAGACAATCGGTATTTGGGCTTTTCGCCCGGAAAGGGTCGAAATCATAAGTGCCGTCAGGAATCATAAACGGGGTCCAATCATGAATAGATTCCGCTGCAGCCTCATTGCGATATTTCTGATTTTTATTCCTTCCCTTTCCTTCGCTTCGCAATTCATGACCCGCAAAACGGTTTCAATCGGCCGGGAAGAGCAGATTGACGATGATATATACATTTTCTCCAACAACAGCAAATTATACGGCCGGGTCAACGGCGACTTTACCGCTTTCTGTTACGATATAAATACGGTCGGTGAAATCGGGGGAAACGCTAATCTCTTCGGATATCGGGTGGACCTCAACGGCACCGTTGAGAAATCGGCCCGCCTTTTCGGTAATATCGTCAATATCAATGGGCAGGTGACCGGAAATCTGCTGGCATTCGGTAACGATTTGAGCCTGGGCGATAAATCATCAATAAGCCGTGATGCCAATTTCTATGGGCAGAGGATGACCATTGATGGAACGGTCAACGGTAATCTCACGGTCGACGGAAGCGATGTTGTCATTTCCGGAACAATCAACGGCGATGTTAAGGCCGAGGTCGAGAAACTGGTTATTATACCTCCGGCGAATATCAAGGGAAACCTCCATTACACCTCCAAAACCGAAGCTGTCATAGAAAACGGGGCGGTCGTCCAGGGTCAAACCGACTGGAAGAAACCGGAAAAGAAGAAGAGCGAGGAAGGCGAAGGGATTTCGGCATTCACGGTTCTCCTGCGGCTCATTCTTTTCATCATGGCTCTCTTGGTCGGTCTGGTTTTGATATTTTTATTCAAGAACCACACCGCACAATCGGTGAACCAGATCGACAGGAAATTCTGGTTTACCCTGGCGGTCGGATGTCTCACTTTTATCGTCTGCACCGCCGTCGCGCTGTTTTTTATGATATTGATTATCGGCCTGCCACTCGGAATATTTCTTTTCGGATTCGGAATCATGCTCTTTTACGTGGGGAAAATATATGTCGCCATATATATTGGGCGATTGATTCTGCGGGCTGTCAATCGCGCCCGCCCTTTTGCCCTGGCCCTGGAATTTATCCTTGGACTGATAATTCTGACAATACTCTTCCAGTTGCCTTACCTGGGCTGGTTGATATATACGTTGACTTTTCTGCTTGGAATGGGGGCGGCTGTCAATGGATATATCGCTCTTTGCCGAAATTATAGAAACAACGCAGCCCCAGCAACTGCTCCGGGCGAACCCCAGGCCCTATAATAATTCGTGTCAATTTAAAGCCGGAATCGTGAATAATTAAAAGGCGGCCATCCGTTCAGCCGCCTTAATATCATTGCCTAATTGGCATAATCACAATTACTTTTGATCGAGCAGAAACATATATCCATTGGGAAAATCGATCTTAATAGGAACGCCCCGCTTAAGGCTATCGGCCGTGTATTTTAAGGATTGCGTCCCCTCCCCGGCAAGAAGGTCGGTCATCTTTATCTTGGCCGATGTGATGCCCAGCTTTCGCAAATCGACGCGAATAATTACTTCCCGGCTCGAGGTATCAGCCGATGCGGCCAACTCACCGGCCGGGGGACAGACCAGATACAGAACCGCCCGCTTTTCTCCTTTGTGGAGCGCCATATCGACCGACGGGTCGGAGCAATAAAGCGCCGAGGAAATATTATTTTCGGCCAGCAAAGCTTCGATGAACACCATTTTGTTATGATCCGATCCTGACCCGATATTGAAAGTGTAAAGATAAAAGGTCCCTTTATAGCGGGATGAAGCCACGCCGACATTCTTCTTATTAACCGTCGCCAGTTTCTTGACCTTGGGATCGGTAGAAAGGATATAACCATATATTTGAGATGTGAATTGCTGGTTCTTCAATTTAATAATGTCGATCCCTTCTCCGAGGGATGTCTTGAGACGCAGGTGCCGGCTCAAAATCGGGCATTCCCTGAAATTTTCATCATATTTCGGCATCAACCCGCAGGCCACCACATTTACGCCCTTTTTTAAAAGTTCCACTATCGCTTCCTGCTGGGCCGCCGGCATGAATTCCGCCATCGGTACAAAAACCAAGTCATACTTGGCCAATTTCTCCAGATCCATTGTTTCCCTGATATCATAGTCGAGTTTTAGACGCATCAAGTCGCGGCAGAAACCGGACGAAGCGTCGCTCATCAATCGCTCCACATATTGAAATTCCTTGGGGTGATCCAAAAGACTCAGCCACTGGTACATCCGGTTTCCAATAATACAAATCTTCTTGGAACTCTTCAATTCATGCAACTTGACTCCAAGGATGGCGGCATTGAACAGTTTGATGACTTCATAGCCGCTGGAAATTGTCCCGTCTTTAGCCAGGGGGGCTCCATACCAGTGATCTCGATCGACGAACATATAATAATTCATTCCTTTAAAGCCACTGGACATGGCGGCGGTTAGATAAAAGCGCCTCAAACCATCGGGATAATTGCGAACCCCGACCTGAATCTGCCTTTCCGTGGCAGCCGAGCCGGAAACAAACGACGCCGCCCAGGCGAAATCAAATTCCCCCTGCAGGAATCGTCCTTTTTGGAGAAGATCAAAGTATCCGCCTTCCGGAAAAATATTCGCACCGAGCATCGGTTGGTTCTCTTTCGGAACCAGATTGAAAGCCGGAAGCAAATCGCCATGTCGGAAATAAAGAGAGCGGAAAAAGAGCGGCTCCACCGTATAGGACTTAAATAACTCCTCAAGCGCCCCCAGATAAGTGCGAAGCATATGCTCACGGAATCGGAACCAGTCGAAGACCTTGGGAAGGTCCCTTGTGTCCAGGCCGGCAAAATTCCGCGGCGGCTCTACGGCCTCAAAACTCTCCGCCTTTTCCCGATAAGCCTGGTTTAATTTCTTTATATCTTCATAAATCGACATAAGAAATTCGGGATAGTACTTGGCAAGAACATCGGGGTTGTAGTCCGCCGCACCCGGATCAAGATAGTGGCCAAAGGATGTCTCAAAATCCAATTCCACCATAAAGATCGGCCCACGGGGATGGATGTAATTACGGGTTGTTTCTATGAAGGTCTTGAAGTAGTTGCGGAGGAAATGCTGAAAATGGGAATGCAAATAACTTGGCAAATAGCCACCGGAAACCCCAGCATCATCATTTAACCGCAGCTCCTGGCCGCGCGAATCGCGGGCGAAAATTTTCAGATCAGAAAAAAGAAATTGTGGCAACCCCCCGTTTGGCCACTGGCCGGAAACCCAGGGGCCGGGACGAAGAATCACTTTGAAGCCAAATTCTCTGGCCAACTCCAGAAAAACGATTAAATCCTTGCGGGAATCGGAAAAACCGGTGAAATCAATATTCTTGTTGGCATCCTGATGAAGATTCCAGGGAACGGCGGAAGATATGATTCGGAAGCCAGCCCTCTTAATCCGTTCGAAGCAAATTGACCAATATCTCTTGTCAACCCTGAAATAATGAAGTTCGACGGCAAAGGGATAATAGACCTCTTTTCCTATCGTGAATCTGTCATCAGCAACGCCCAACATATAACACCTTATGGTTTATAGACTTATAATCAAATCCGGAATCTGTCCCGTCAGGCAATCTTAACTAAAATGGAGTCATAAGTCAACAGGATTTATCAACAATATTTGCGCCTGGATAAGAATTCCTTAACATAGGCTTGTCCCTTTAACTAACTAATTATTAATTAACGAGTTAAATGAATGAACGAGTTTCAACATGGGAATCGATGATGCTCCGGCTCATAACTTTAGCCACAATTGACTGAAATATATCATGTTAGATGATTAGGGAATGAAATCCAGATATCAAAGATAAGTTTCTGAATTACAATAAATTAAAAAGCCTCTCGCCCAAATATGGGCAAGAGGCTTAAAATCAGATATTCTGTAACATTACTTGAGCAACATCAATTTCTTAGTATTGGCGTAATTATTGGCCTCAATCTTGTAGAAATAGATTCCCGA comes from the Candidatus Zixiibacteriota bacterium genome and includes:
- a CDS encoding putative beta-galactosidase (Evidence 3 : Putative function from multiple computational evidences), translated to MLGVADDRFTIGKEVYYPFAVELHYFRVDKRYWSICFERIKRAGFRIISSAVPWNLHQDANKNIDFTGFSDSRKDLIVFLELAREFGFKVILRPGPWVSGQWPNGGLPQFLFSDLKIFARDSRGQELRLNDDAGVSGGYLPSYLHSHFQHFLRNYFKTFIETTRNYIHPRGPIFMVELDFETSFGHYLDPGAADYNPDVLAKYYPEFLMSIYEDIKKLNQAYREKAESFEAVEPPRNFAGLDTRDLPKVFDWFRFREHMLRTYLGALEELFKSYTVEPLFFRSLYFRHGDLLPAFNLVPKENQPMLGANIFPEGGYFDLLQKGRFLQGEFDFAWAASFVSGSAATERQIQVGVRNYPDGLRRFYLTAAMSSGFKGMNYYMFVDRDHWYGAPLAKDGTISSGYEVIKLFNAAILGVKLHELKSSKKICIIGNRMYQWLSLLDHPKEFQYVERLMSDASSGFCRDLMRLKLDYDIRETMDLEKLAKYDLVFVPMAEFMPAAQQEAIVELLKKGVNVVACGLMPKYDENFRECPILSRHLRLKTSLGEGIDIIKLKNQQFTSQIYGYILSTDPKVKKLATVNKKNVGVASSRYKGTFYLYTFNIGSGSDHNKMVFIEALLAENNISSALYCSDPSVDMALHKGEKRAVLYLVCPPAGELAASADTSSREVIIRVDLRKLGITSAKIKMTDLLAGEGTQSLKYTADSLKRGVPIKIDFPNGYMFLLDQK
- a CDS encoding conserved membrane hypothetical protein (Evidence 4 : Unknown function but conserved in other organisms) is translated as MNRFRCSLIAIFLIFIPSLSFASQFMTRKTVSIGREEQIDDDIYIFSNNSKLYGRVNGDFTAFCYDINTVGEIGGNANLFGYRVDLNGTVEKSARLFGNIVNINGQVTGNLLAFGNDLSLGDKSSISRDANFYGQRMTIDGTVNGNLTVDGSDVVISGTINGDVKAEVEKLVIIPPANIKGNLHYTSKTEAVIENGAVVQGQTDWKKPEKKKSEEGEGISAFTVLLRLILFIMALLVGLVLIFLFKNHTAQSVNQIDRKFWFTLAVGCLTFIVCTAVALFFMILIIGLPLGIFLFGFGIMLFYVGKIYVAIYIGRLILRAVNRARPFALALEFILGLIILTILFQLPYLGWLIYTLTFLLGMGAAVNGYIALCRNYRNNAAPATAPGEPQAL
- a CDS encoding Carbon starvation protein CstA, with amino-acid sequence MNVLYLLLLALLIFVIAYRTYGNFISRRLGIEADRPTPAVEKNDGVDYVPTRLPVLFAHHYSAIAGAGPIIGPTLGILYGIGPVWLWIVFGGIFFGAVHDFSALFASIREKGSSMAEIARKALGDSGFLMFITFTGIMLVLVTSAFLSLTGISLTSIWPVEKLGLEPGQTLLHTRMVDGHEMGVIGGIASTSVIIITLVAPFLGYLIFKRNLKTSLSFVLAALVCFISIYFGFKFPVSMPSLSWMIIISIYVLFASGLPVWTILQPRDFINVQILYAGMAAILSGIIIGGFRGVKTGMPFVNLAAGSQNMGPVWPMLFIIIACGAISGFHALVAGGTSSKQIARESQAKTIGFGGMLLESLLAILVVLVLTSSLRLDDYMKITWPAEGAGNPILAFSLGVGHLMNSAFGISVALGSIIGILMVEGFVVTTLDAAVRLNRYILEELWRRLFKTQPRLLKNYWVNSGIAVAAMFLLAVTNGYRLIWPIFGASNQLLAALTLIAVTAWLNLMGRKSWYTLIPAVIMVVTTIASLLYSLVVDYIPKANVILSVTDIVLLLLSIGVVLQTLRKAAAAAGSGETAVNSL